The DNA region GAATACTTGGAGGTATAAATAACGAGATAACTAACAACTACAGGATTAAGAATATTGATGAATCTAAGGTAACTTATCTCATGGACCCTAAAGAACAGATAAAGGCCTTTAAAGAGATGAGAACCAATGAAATTGAAATAACAGCAATATACCATTCTCACCCTAACCACCCGGCATATCCGTCTCAGACTGATGTAAGACTCGCCTACTATCCTGAGGCAGTATACATAATAATCTCTATAAATGATAATAAAGAAATAGAGATGCACGGTTTCAGGATCCTTGAGGGAAATATCACAGAAGAAGAAATTGATATAATCAAAGAATCGATGTGAGCTGTCGGCTCATAAAGGATGATGAAAATAATACCCCCTCACCGTGCCCCCTTCCTGCCTCCCCCCGCAAAGGAGTGGGGGGAGGAATTTGGTAGGAATTTAATTGCAGCTCTCCCGCCAGGGGAGAGGGTACATAGCTTTATCCCCCCTCCCTTGACGGGAGTGGGTTAGGGGGAGGGTTAGCTGTGGTTTTAGATTATGGTTAAACGGTCATTTTATTTTGTCGGCGGAATAGTTTTTATATTTTTAGGAATAATAGGGTTTTTACTCCCGATTATCCCTGGTTTTATACCTTTTATTATTGGAGTGGTTATGCTTTCAAGATCAAGTAAGACCATCAGGGGGTACATGCTGAGAATAAAAGCAAGATATCCAAAACAGTTTGAGAAGATGCATGAACTGAGGGAGAAGATGGGAAGGCATAGATTTAAATAGGCAGAAGTAAGAAGCAAGAGGCAAGAAGTTAGATGCAAGAGGCAAGAAGCAAGAAAGAAAAAAACAACAACTAGAGGCTCTTGCAAAAGTCTCTGTCATCCCCGAAATCCTTTATCGGGGATATGTTTACTATTAAAAAAATAATAGATTCCCGCTAAAAACATGCGGGAATGACAGCATTTTGGGACTTTTGCAAGAACCTCACTAAAGAAAAGGCGGGATTAAATTATGGAAAATG from Nitrospirota bacterium includes:
- a CDS encoding DUF454 family protein; this encodes MVKRSFYFVGGIVFIFLGIIGFLLPIIPGFIPFIIGVVMLSRSSKTIRGYMLRIKARYPKQFEKMHELREKMGRHRFK
- a CDS encoding M67 family metallopeptidase, with amino-acid sequence MLKIPLIIYEDMIAHAKEDFPLECCGILGGINNEITNNYRIKNIDESKVTYLMDPKEQIKAFKEMRTNEIEITAIYHSHPNHPAYPSQTDVRLAYYPEAVYIIISINDNKEIEMHGFRILEGNITEEEIDIIKESM